AGAATCTAGTTTTGACTGAGCATTGAGTTCAGTAGACTGGGCTCCATCAGAAGTCCCATGATCTGTTTGAATACGATTAAGCCAATTTTCTAACAGTGATCGCAACATCCGATTGccataatttactaataaataaacacaaattatatgtCTCAACTATaagaaactatattaaattaatattataattaccccTTAAGTTATCATCTGTGACATTAATTCCTGCTTCTTTAGCAGAAACCCAAGCTGCAAAACAATCATTTTCGTCTTGTCCTAAATGAATCGTCAACATCTAATAGAAATTAAGaaatgacaatttatttaaattacattgtttCTTAGTTCTTACTACATTAACtcctaatataaattaaagttataaggaataaaaaataaacatactcctgtttttaaatcaacacTAAACCAGTttggtatgtatattatacgatgtcgtttttttatttcttcatcAAAATCGACTTCACCTAAATCTTGAATCTTAGAAGCCTACatgatcaaaaaaaatatacatcaattaaataaattaatgtattattaagtttaatttttaagataataaccTTAAGAACATCATAAACcgcaacatttttttctgtatctTGTGTCAGTATAGTTCGTTTATCATTCAGAACATGATATTTTCGTATAGCAGCAGCTCCTTTAAGTGTCCTAAATGGTTCTTGATTATAAGGTTCTGTTGGAACATCTTCAAAATCAGCTGTTTCATCACTTTTTCTTAATCGCTagaattaagaaataataataatactaataacttttttgagtatttattattttaaatttcccatttaaattaacattatagtaaacaatttttttatttttaacattcaattattttctaaacatgCTCACCCAGCAATTAATTGAGGACTCAGATGTAGCTACCCAAATAGCACTCATATCAGGTGTTGTAACCATTTTTACAACTGGAGCAGACTCATTGCAAATAAGTTGAACTTTATTaggattttttaaatctgtcatataaatttttttatcacgaCCACCAGATACGACATGGGAAAAATTTTCAGTTGCCTATAAACATAAGAAAAATCATttgaatagtatattattttatgaaataataacttaaaattaaagtaattagttattactgcTAATGCCCAAACTCCTTCTTTGTGAATTCTTAGAGTTTGAATGCATTGTTGTTGTCCAAGAGaccataattttatagttccaTCTGAGCTACCCGATAGGCATTGTGTACCATCACGATTTACAACCAAAGCTTTTACATTGTCTGTGTGACCGATTAATTTCATCATACAGTCACTTGTCCTAGTGTCCCATACTCGTAAAACTTTTTCTGTACTTCCACTAATCAAAACTGTACCACTATTGTTCATTGCCAAACTGTAAATAGAGTTTTTGCTACCAGGCAGGGAAGCAGCTAAACAcattcgtataataattaataatagcttttctttattttttgttaaacctCATAAATAACATACTTGTAACAGTATTGTTAGTAGTAGTTAAAGTAGTCAACATATTAACATCCCACATGAATATTGTCTTGTCTAACCCAGCTGACGCAACTACTTCTTTATCACGAGCATATGCTAAAGCTCGAACATAATCTTTATGTGTTCGTAAGGTTGATAGACAAGTATTTTCTTTCCGAAGTCCCCATAATTTAACAGTGGTATCTGAACTTGCAGAAATTACTGAAAAcaccaaattaaaattaaatcacaatacaattatagtaCATAAGAATAATGGTAAGCATagcataggtataatattgtttttaaaagagATCATGGAAAAATTTGAAGATAACAACATATAATGATGTTaacactaattttaataaaattgttgacaaaatatcttttacacttattaatttttagatatatttaacatacgattaactatattattttcaataaaaaaaaccattaaaaactTACAATAATGTCCACcacaacataatacaatatcattaaCCCAATCAGTATGATGTTCTAATGATCGTAAATATGAAGCTTCAACATTATCTCGGACATCCCATTGTCGTATTATTCCATCTCGACCcgctgaatataatattccttGTTTGGAGTCCAACTGTAAAGAATTAATACCAGCTCTATGTCTACGTTCTTCTTCATCCCGAATAACAAATGAAATCTAgtgttaaaatgaaaaaaatataattttaaatattgagtgaatgtaaattaaaaacaaaaacacctatatggataaaaaaataaaatcattacttGAACTTTTTTACGCCCGGGTTGCGCTAGGCAATTTTTGTGTAGAGTACTCATTTTGTAGTACAATTATAGTAGAATTACGAATATCCGATGCATTTCTCTACCAAATCGATATAACTACGATCATTAAAATGTAGGCGatgattatgaattatgatctCTTGGTTAAgcaatactttaaataattactgttCTGATTCtaaaaaaacgtttaataGATTCCATTGACAGTATCGTCTATCGAATACCGATAGGcgataatatactaaatatttatataatacgttaatatgttatgtttaaagaacataatattattatgattaaataaaaattgaaaatatttaacaacatcaaaatatcaaatacctatgaattatattattattaaatatatcttatcattttaaatgtaaatacaatattagatgataagataagataataatattatcttggtTCAAAAACCACGAACAAGAAGAAAATCATAGAAAAGAGAGAAGAAAAAGTCTTCTTCGTTCAAGTTTAACACCAAGtgttatttgacattttataatttagtatttacacaaTCATTAAAAACCTTAAAGAGACGGTAAATTACAAGGCCGCTAACAAATTTATAGACTGTTCTTTATGCTACCCACCctaagtattttatagaaGCACGGACTTCGATTAATGTAAAAAGTAGAATCACAGCGAGTCATGTACTTATcatgacaaaaaaattaataggtattaattgttataaacttataaatattcatcatacggtaaaaaaaaatatgcacgtTAAAgactaatttatactttattggcCATCTAGGTACTTACCACTTTCCCAGTTGTAGCTTTTAGTAGAAGTAGTAAAACGAACAGAAGTATAGCCTATGTTCTACTCACATTCTACAATCGTTGAATAGGTACTGtatatgttcataaaaaacgGTTTATTAGGGATGTATtggtaaataatgttttaagtatACTCCGTAGTCCATACAGGTATTTTCCTTTaatgaaacttaaaaatatctgtAGGCTagaaatgtagtaaaaaacatatttttgtttcctaCTAAGTGTAACAGGTGGGAATAGACCGTGTTTTAACTTAAAGGTAGTATGAATTGACTTGCTGTGGTTCAATTTAATTCTCCATTTTATGTACCACGATGATATAAGATTTAGATGGGTTTATAGATTACAAGAAGTTATTAGGAGATTTTCATGGATTGAAATTATTCTAACTTTGTTGTCAGCGTAATCGACAACAAGAGTTTCCTCGAAATCGGGTCAAGCTGAgacataaatctataataataaaagatataaaataggaTACCACCTAGGGGTTGGTGTGAAGTGATTGCATTTCAAAACTCAAGTTTTTATATGGCCtattctaaacaaaaaaaaaaaactacattaaaataaattttaaatattagtaggttaaaaagtttttttttttaataaatatatattttttttgcgttACCCGAAATAAGTGAAATACTAGCACTAGTTCTTGAACAATTGTACAACCTTTCGAGAGAGCCGCTACTGACAGCAGACAGATCATTGGCGTGGATAGGGGGGTGCGGATGACAGGTATATGCCCTGACATCCTTGTGGTCTGCGGAGCCAGCTGATGTTTTGTTCTTTACTCtttagataggtaggtatatttcataagcctcatttttaaaatgactaatttaaaaatatatatacctttttcactatattattttaaaagtattttgctATTTCGAACAacaacttacatttttaatttttatattggttCTGACTTCtgaaacagaatattttttggaatatttcggtacctacataaattttgaaatttaaataagtaggtaggtagtttatgattatcttataaaatcataagtaTTTAGAGTTTACTCAAGTTTAGGCGAGTGGAGTGAAATCAGCAAAAAGTTGGTCTACTACTAATGGCGTAGGTATTTAGAGGGACGGTGGTCCCTGGCAgcatcatatttttacataacacattttctgttaatgaaaattaaaaataacataaattggttaatatttttttactattgttttaaaaaaaataattataagatggTCGCCGAAAAACAGACTTCGACGCACTCGTTATGTTGAAAAAgtcaactaattatttttttggatattGGAAGAGAGTGAAAAAACATTAGCACCCGGACGCCAAATTTCTGAATACGTCTCTGTCTACTACTCCGCTtacttaaacttataatataataatataagttattacagtcagtggcgtagccagataaatattttgagggaggttttaaatttttattataattaaataaatatacctatacttagtATTAAAATGAGACACGGTTCACGTTCAGTGCTATCCGGGCCCTCAAAAACTTGACGTTTCAGGGTTCGGCGGCGTGACTGTGGCTATAACGAGATGCCACAAAGGTGAATTTGCGGCGCATTGTGTCGCCATCCACTAATGgtgctttttttttgtccagCAGCAATCTCGCCGGTCGTGTCTTAGCCACCGCGCCGATTCCGTATATAGCACCtaactacaatatattattcgtcTGTTCCATGTTTCCTTTTCCGCCTTCCGACGCTAAAATCGTCACCTACACCGTCGACGCGCACTACTTTGTCGTCAATCGTTGACTCGCGGCCTAAAAAATCGAGCCTTGTTTTTCGTCATGGTCGGCGCGTTACGTGTTCGAGTAAACGTGCCAGCAACGACACCGGTTCGCCCACAGCACTGATCGTGAAAATGTGCAAAGGTGACCAGTGGCCTATAGAACTCGAGATGCACCGAATACGTCATCTCCTGTTCTCTATCctcattttatgttttttaaattgatccaAGAGCCACTTTGGCAACTTTTTTGTTCATCACACACAGgcgtttttttcatttccaatacgtttattatataatatatcgtttagaaatatcaaatagcGAAAacgtcaacatttaaaaaaaatacgctGTCTTGACCTCAGAAATATCGTCACAATTCAATtgcataataggtatatttactcTAGAACCAAAATTCAGCTAGTTTGCTCAAACCGCGTAAACACATTTGTCCGTATcataagacggagacaacatgCGGGTATGAAATTCCCTCACTACTAGTATTAAGTTTtccctcaaaaatattttcactacttcacaaaaaaaaaaaaaattaaatagcaaGTTTTAACATGAATTAGATACCTACAGTAATACTTTTAATCAAGTATTTGTACTATAAGTCTAAAGGACTTTTAGATAGACAACCTAATGTACTTCCATtactatcttttttttttatagttagcAGACATTTCAGTATTTTACTTTCATAGAATCAATGCTTTAGAATATTCCGAtactataatttgatttaattcacTACAAAGCTAGCCACACTATTTTATTCAGCAATTATTTAAcacttgtaatattattcaatagtaTACTCACTTAATACGTATCTCATTTTGGTTGAGATTTACATAACATAGTATATGTTTGGCTAATAAGACctcataataatgaattaatgaatatttatcaatttatcattgatatgTTTTAGATGATTATCACGatcattattttgtgtataatagaTAAGAAATATTctcttaaattgtattacaatttgcaaaaataatatttctttggttaccaaaaaatatgtgaaggttacaacataatattattaaaataaaaaaatc
The DNA window shown above is from Aphis gossypii isolate Hap1 chromosome 2, ASM2018417v2, whole genome shotgun sequence and carries:
- the LOC114131899 gene encoding WD repeat-containing protein 48, which encodes MSTLHKNCLAQPGRKKVQISFVIRDEEERRHRAGINSLQLDSKQGILYSAGRDGIIRQWDVRDNVEASYLRSLEHHTDWVNDIVLCCGGHYLISASSDTTVKLWGLRKENTCLSTLRTHKDYVRALAYARDKEVVASAGLDKTIFMWDVNMLTTLTTTNNTVTTASLPGSKNSIYSLAMNNSGTVLISGSTEKVLRVWDTRTSDCMMKLIGHTDNVKALVVNRDGTQCLSGSSDGTIKLWSLGQQQCIQTLRIHKEGVWALAATENFSHVVSGGRDKKIYMTDLKNPNKVQLICNESAPVVKMVTTPDMSAIWVATSESSINCWRLRKSDETADFEDVPTEPYNQEPFRTLKGAAAIRKYHVLNDKRTILTQDTEKNVAVYDVLKASKIQDLGEVDFDEEIKKRHRIIYIPNWFSVDLKTGMLTIHLGQDENDCFAAWVSAKEAGINVTDDNLRVNYGNRMLRSLLENWLNRIQTDHGTSDGAQSTELNAQSKLDSQCCRIPKHTPLMISEVGGRCLYRMLVSQAGDENDVSILNETIPSWVMNVIVEKSIPKALKISFYLVPLSNTCIRPVKNGTLRPSRDRLVANDFIQVQKIAEYIHEKLSENDGSGPYNKTSDCISNHLQGNTPEKNFELSCNDQILSPTMDLRTLKHFIWKSSADLTIYFKAKH